From the Lathyrus oleraceus cultivar Zhongwan6 chromosome 4, CAAS_Psat_ZW6_1.0, whole genome shotgun sequence genome, one window contains:
- the LOC127138330 gene encoding probable tyrosine-protein phosphatase DSP4 isoform X2, protein MKLENSNSNGQISFPAAVDVTPLHNSDDTDEAFVPPLNFAMVDNGIFRCLCPEPYPETTAEFLKANGIRLYQFGIDGCKEPFVNIPNDKIREALRVVLDVRNHPVLIHCKRGKHRTGCLVGCIRRLQRWCLSSIFDEYQRFAAAKARVSDQRFIELFDISSLKHNPLSFSCSRK, encoded by the exons ATGAAACTCGAAAACTCCAATTCCAACGGCCAGATCTCCTTCCCCGCCGCCGTCGATGTTACTCCGCTGCATAACTCCGACGACACCGATGAAGCATTCGTGCCGCCGCTGAATTTCGCGATGGTTGATAATGGTATTTTCAG ATGTTTGTGCCCTGAACCCTATCCTGAAACCACCGCGGAGTTTTTGAAGGCTAATGGAATTAGGCTTTATCAATTTGGTATTGATGGATGTAAG GAACCCTTTGTCAACATTCCAAATGATAAGATTCGCGAAGCTTTGAGAGTAGTGCTCG ATGTTAGGAACCATCCCGTGCTGATTCATTGCAAACGAGGGAAG CATCGCACTGGTTGTCTTGTGGGATGCATAAGAAGATTGCAGAGGTGGTGTCTATCATCAATTTTTGATGAGTATCAAAGATTTGCAGCTGCTAAAGCTAGAGTCTCAGACCAGAGGTTCATTGAATTGTTTGATATTTCCAGTTTGAAGCACAACCCACTGTCATTTTCATGCTCAAGGAAATAG
- the LOC127138330 gene encoding probable tyrosine-protein phosphatase DSP4 isoform X1 produces the protein MKLENSNSNGQISFPAAVDVTPLHNSDDTDEAFVPPLNFAMVDNGIFRSGFPDSANFGFMKSLRLRSVICLCPEPYPETTAEFLKANGIRLYQFGIDGCKEPFVNIPNDKIREALRVVLDVRNHPVLIHCKRGKHRTGCLVGCIRRLQRWCLSSIFDEYQRFAAAKARVSDQRFIELFDISSLKHNPLSFSCSRK, from the exons ATGAAACTCGAAAACTCCAATTCCAACGGCCAGATCTCCTTCCCCGCCGCCGTCGATGTTACTCCGCTGCATAACTCCGACGACACCGATGAAGCATTCGTGCCGCCGCTGAATTTCGCGATGGTTGATAATGGTATTTTCAGGTCTGGATTTCCAGATTCTGCGAATTTCGGATTCATGAAATCTCTTCGTCTACGTTCCGTAAT ATGTTTGTGCCCTGAACCCTATCCTGAAACCACCGCGGAGTTTTTGAAGGCTAATGGAATTAGGCTTTATCAATTTGGTATTGATGGATGTAAG GAACCCTTTGTCAACATTCCAAATGATAAGATTCGCGAAGCTTTGAGAGTAGTGCTCG ATGTTAGGAACCATCCCGTGCTGATTCATTGCAAACGAGGGAAG CATCGCACTGGTTGTCTTGTGGGATGCATAAGAAGATTGCAGAGGTGGTGTCTATCATCAATTTTTGATGAGTATCAAAGATTTGCAGCTGCTAAAGCTAGAGTCTCAGACCAGAGGTTCATTGAATTGTTTGATATTTCCAGTTTGAAGCACAACCCACTGTCATTTTCATGCTCAAGGAAATAG
- the LOC127135719 gene encoding uncharacterized protein LOC127135719: MANGGFNEQDEASLSQGVKETFRESRNRDKKAFFLIYQSVDEDTFEKISNATTTKEAWDKLQTCNKGVEQVKKIRLQTLRGDFERLFMEESESISDYFSRVLAVVNQLKRNGEDVDEVKVIEKILRTLNPSFDFIVTNIEENKDLKTMTIEELMGSLQAYEEKQKRKIKQKETMEQLLQLNIKEANYANYKSQRGRGRGQDRGRGRGHGGEGRGSYNNYSNNGERSWKPQATRGRGRGNSWSRCDKSQIKCFNCNKIGHYASECRL, from the exons ATGGCAAATGGAG GCTTCAATGAGCAAGATGAAGCCTCGCTAAGCCAAGGTGTAAAGGAGACATTCAGGGAGTCAAGAAATAGAGACAAGAAAGCTTTCTTCCTCATTTATCAATCGGTGGATGAAGATACATTTGAGAAGATCTCCAACGCAACGACGACCAAAGAAGCATGGGACAAACTTCAAACTTGCAACAAAGGAGTGGAACAGGTGAAAAAGATTCGTCTTCAAACTCTTAGAGGTGATTTTGAACGTTTATTTATGGAAGAGTCCGAGTCAATTTCTGATTATTTTTCTCGAGTATTGGCTGTAGTCAATCAACTTAAAAGAAATGGTGAAGATGTTGATGAGGTAAAAGTCATTGAGAAAATACTTCGCACTTTAAATCCAAGTTTTGACTTCATTGTTaccaacattgaagaaaataagGATTTAAAGACCATGACTATTGAGGAACTCATGGGTTCCTTACAAGCATAcgaagaaaaacaaaagagaaaaattaaaCAAAAGGAGACTATGGAGCAACTACTACAACTCAACATAAAGGAAGCAAATTATGCGAATTACAAGAGCCAAAGAGGACGAGGCCGTGGCCAAGATCGTGGGCGTGGACGAGGACATGGAGGAGAAGGAAGAGGCAGTTACAACAACTACTCTAACAATGGAGAAAGAAGTTGGAAGCCACAAGCAACAAGAGGTCGTGGAAGAGGAAATTCATGGTCGAGGTGTGACAAATCACAAATCAAGTGCTTCAACTGCAACAAGATCGGTCACTATGCATCTGAGTGTAGACTCTAG
- the LOC127135720 gene encoding zinc finger BED domain-containing protein RICESLEEPER 2-like: MENVTQNQPSSLTSGVGATDVAANEIHVVGLPPLGKKRKQNANGPRKSSPAWDHFIKLPNEIEAAAACKHCHKKYLYDPKTHGTSNMLAHTKVCTKMPQNDPTQIALSFAGGEGGGLVAASQRFNLAPCRKVIALFVILDEHAFRVVEGEGFKLLCKQLQPQLTIPSRRTVARDCFQLFVDEKARLKGYFKSDCNRVALTTDCWTSIQNLSYMTLTAHFINNDWKYENRILSFCLVLNHKGETIGRKVEEILREWGIRNLSTITVDNATSNDVVVAYLKKRIDNMGGLMSDGSFFHLRCCAHILNLVVRDGLKQNDLSISAIRNVVRFVRSSPQRSAKFKECIEFARINCKKLLCLDVPTRWNSCYLMLDAAEKYQAAFEKMKGEDFSYLEFFGLVGPPTLNDWENVRCLVSFFKIFYDATMEFSSSKQVSIHKSFHQLASIHSKLKRSSMNLNTILASMGYEMKKKYDKYWG, translated from the coding sequence ATGGAGAATGTTACTCAAAATCAACCTTCTTCATTAACATCTGGTGTTGGTGCAACTGATGTTGCTGCCAATGAAATTCATGTTGTTGGACTTCCTCCACTTGGAAAGAAGAGAAAACAAAATGCTAATGGTCCTAGGAAATCCTCTCCTGCTTGGGACCATTTTATTAAATTGCCTAATGAAATTGAAGCAGCAGCTGCTTGCAAACACTGTCATAAGAAATATTTGTATGATCCAAAAACCCATGGGACATCTAACATGCTTGCTCATACAAAAGTATGTACCAAGATGCCACAAAATGATCCTACTCAAATTGCCCTCTCCTTTGCCGGTGGAGAGGGTGGTGGCTTGGTTGCCGCAAGCCAACGATTTAATTTGGCACCTTGTAGGAAGGTTATTGCTCTCTTTGTGATCCTAGATGAACATGCTTTTAGGGTAGTTGAAGGGGAAGGCTTTAAGTTGTTATGCAAACAATTACAACCCCAATTAACTATTCCATCAAGGAGAACTGTAGCGAGGGATTGTTTTCAACTTTTTGTTGATGAAAAAGCAAGATTGAAAGGTTATTTCAAATCTGATTGCAATAGGGTAGCCTTAACCACTGATTGTTGGACATCCATTCAGAATCTTAGTTATATGACCCTAACTGCACACTTCATTAACAATGATTGGAAGTATGAAAATAGGATTCTAAGTTTTTGTTTAGTTCTTAATCATAAGGGTGAGACAATTGGTAGAAAAGTTGAAGAGATTTTAAGGGAATGGGGAATAAGGAATCTGTCCACAATCACTGTGGACAACGCAACATCTAATGATGTAGTTGTTGCTTATTTGAAGAAGAGGATTGATAATATGGGTGGTTTAATGAGTGATGGATCTTTCTTTCATCTTCGTTGTTGTGCGCACATTTTAAATCTGGTGGTTCGTGATGGTTTAAAACAGAATGATTTATCCATTTCTGCCATTAGAAATGTTGTTAGATTTGTTAGGTCATCACCCCAAAGATCTGCAAAGTTCAAAGAATGTATTGAGTTTGCTAGAATTAATTGCAAGAAACTTCTCTGTCTAGATGTTCCGACAAGGTGGAACTCATGTTATTTGATGCTAGATGCTGCTGAAAAGTATCAAGCAGCATTTGAGAAAATGAAAGGTGAAGATTTTAGCTATTTGGAATTTTTTGGATTAGTTGGCCCCCCTACTCTTAATGATTGGGAGAATGTTAGGTGTCTAGTAAgttttttcaaaattttctaTGATGCTACTATGGAATTTTCTTCGTCAAAACAAGTATCCATTCATAAGTCATTCCACCAACTAGCTTCAATACATTCTAAGCTTAAAAGATCATCCATGAACTTGAACACAATTTTAGCCTCAATGGGATATGAAATGAAGAAGAAGTATGACAAATATTGGGGGTAA